Proteins encoded within one genomic window of Halorussus salilacus:
- a CDS encoding tetratricopeptide repeat protein, whose protein sequence is MSDPSTTIGGKLLASGIAKGTNTANRRIANRLFSSDYKSEFATATTAFDEKFRTKFDLYLKELRETGQLDEEVETDWEKLSSRYSVDQLDSPEEAARDFVDILLNLNRIDVSEHSELRDIIHHEALIAFQEGYDAFLAELKPEPAQVAIFDGQQTVKQVVEEIKEDVEKKLKTLQKPTRATRFEIGDAAKAADQVLQQSFAECIEYVSRGEFDDFSGNTQCVIFGPEQSGKTRCLAWLTQNASTLYDVDEIIVIGRDYTHQTDYPAVRELIQGDNVLVVWDDITTTPGRSSVDLFSHTVNKLYNDVPGTCHVICSSESGQGLEYKVNEILSSSGEDTCIVTLSMPTSSQLRQLIDSVADYYDVVVAEADRDTVEKEIRSRTPLPGAVVELVETISTDTDLLTADAIKDLPGVSEVWKYRYRDLDTVDKSLLIASKLCHDFGLHQRRDFLKRIFIDVFDNRPLEFADSLDRIAKDGWIQPIVPNRPDSRLQNTEYIYIPAQRLDAIAGAVDDYYYPLSNWVQNNCTTVSEILSSKTAADLNYNLALRLMEIDAESERIVYHLEKSINSGIDDPDYHIAYGVYLGKIQEDAEEIKTQFQQAYNCAPGNSRARFYSALGYLLDLEFKRAAEQLTSAVQIDQDCFHLQHLLQNSGFSDFIQSTLPLFEKQRDHTALIALAVYAYLEQDKLEPARELSIDAASTAETGAEYLIAARALDATLSRQDEDQDSDLIRRITNCYHFALAELASPTLQSEFGAFCLRVEAYKQAVTELQEALEGGDKRAETWSRFATALTYSDIDTTDSENWRENPEIGFQMAVDKQPQQPEYRYSYIDYLKLHGRFNDAVQQFEWIEKLEEMEPKAQIMYAETLYKAGAIEEALKICEEFRYSDTYSAEVQMLTSQLRHNIKLKHGPGWGM, encoded by the coding sequence GGATTGCCAATCGACTCTTTTCCTCGGATTATAAATCAGAGTTCGCCACTGCGACAACCGCGTTTGACGAGAAATTCCGAACTAAGTTCGATCTATACCTCAAAGAATTACGAGAGACCGGACAACTCGATGAGGAAGTCGAAACGGATTGGGAGAAACTCTCCAGTCGCTACTCAGTCGACCAGCTTGATTCGCCAGAAGAAGCAGCACGAGATTTTGTTGATATTCTTCTTAACTTGAATAGGATTGATGTTTCAGAGCATAGTGAGCTTCGGGACATCATTCACCATGAGGCACTCATTGCATTTCAAGAAGGCTATGATGCGTTCCTTGCAGAACTGAAACCTGAACCAGCCCAGGTCGCCATTTTTGATGGACAACAGACCGTCAAACAAGTAGTGGAAGAGATTAAGGAGGATGTTGAGAAGAAACTAAAAACCTTACAGAAGCCGACTCGCGCAACGAGATTCGAGATTGGCGACGCGGCGAAGGCTGCGGATCAAGTACTCCAGCAAAGCTTTGCTGAGTGCATAGAATATGTCTCTCGCGGGGAGTTTGATGATTTCTCTGGTAACACCCAGTGTGTCATTTTTGGGCCGGAGCAATCTGGGAAAACTCGATGTCTGGCGTGGCTTACTCAGAACGCCTCAACACTATACGACGTAGACGAGATAATCGTCATCGGCAGGGATTATACCCACCAGACAGATTATCCAGCGGTCCGGGAATTAATTCAGGGAGATAATGTTCTGGTGGTCTGGGATGACATTACGACTACACCGGGCAGATCATCAGTTGACCTGTTCAGCCATACTGTCAACAAACTCTATAATGATGTTCCCGGTACATGCCATGTCATCTGTAGCAGCGAATCAGGCCAAGGGTTGGAGTACAAAGTAAATGAAATATTGTCTAGCAGTGGGGAGGACACATGTATCGTGACCCTCAGTATGCCCACATCTTCTCAGTTGCGACAACTGATAGATAGTGTGGCCGACTACTACGACGTTGTCGTCGCAGAGGCTGACCGGGACACTGTCGAGAAGGAGATTCGGAGCCGGACGCCACTTCCAGGAGCAGTCGTTGAGCTTGTCGAGACAATTAGTACTGATACCGACCTGCTAACTGCGGACGCTATCAAGGACCTACCAGGAGTATCCGAAGTCTGGAAATATCGCTATCGGGATTTGGATACGGTGGACAAGAGTCTGCTCATCGCTTCAAAGTTGTGCCACGACTTCGGACTACATCAACGGCGAGATTTTCTAAAGAGAATTTTTATCGACGTATTCGATAATCGACCGCTGGAATTTGCTGATAGCTTGGATAGAATAGCAAAGGATGGTTGGATCCAACCGATTGTACCTAACCGCCCGGACAGCAGGCTTCAAAATACGGAATATATCTATATCCCAGCTCAGCGGCTGGATGCCATCGCAGGAGCAGTTGATGATTACTACTACCCGTTGAGCAATTGGGTCCAAAACAATTGTACGACAGTTAGCGAAATTCTGTCATCTAAAACAGCTGCTGATTTGAACTATAATCTAGCTCTCCGGCTCATGGAAATTGACGCTGAATCAGAACGAATTGTTTACCATCTTGAGAAATCAATCAACTCTGGCATTGATGATCCAGATTATCACATCGCATATGGGGTTTACCTCGGGAAAATTCAGGAAGATGCTGAGGAAATCAAAACCCAATTTCAGCAGGCCTATAACTGCGCTCCAGGGAATTCACGAGCACGGTTCTACTCAGCTCTAGGGTATTTGCTTGATTTGGAATTTAAGCGTGCAGCGGAACAGCTTACAAGCGCTGTGCAAATTGATCAAGATTGCTTCCATCTCCAACATTTATTACAAAATAGCGGCTTCTCTGATTTTATCCAGAGTACTCTTCCTCTTTTCGAGAAACAACGTGACCACACAGCACTCATTGCATTAGCCGTGTATGCGTATTTGGAGCAGGACAAATTGGAGCCTGCTCGGGAACTATCTATAGATGCAGCAAGCACTGCAGAAACTGGCGCTGAATATCTCATTGCCGCACGGGCACTGGATGCTACCCTTAGCCGCCAAGATGAGGATCAGGATTCAGACCTTATTCGGCGCATCACTAATTGTTACCATTTCGCACTTGCAGAGCTCGCGTCGCCTACTCTCCAGTCCGAGTTCGGAGCGTTCTGTCTGCGTGTTGAAGCGTACAAACAGGCGGTAACCGAACTTCAAGAAGCTCTCGAGGGCGGCGATAAGCGCGCAGAAACATGGAGTCGGTTTGCTACCGCTCTCACCTACTCTGACATCGATACGACTGACAGTGAGAACTGGCGTGAGAATCCGGAAATCGGTTTCCAGATGGCAGTAGATAAACAGCCACAACAGCCCGAATATAGATACTCTTATATCGATTACCTCAAACTACACGGTCGGTTTAATGATGCCGTCCAGCAATTCGAGTGGATTGAAAAATTAGAGGAGATGGAGCCGAAAGCGCAGATAATGTACGCTGAGACACTGTACAAAGCAGGAGCTATCGAGGAAGCATTGAAAATTTGTGAGGAGTTCCGGTACAGCGATACGTATTCAGCAGAGGTTCAGATGCTGACCAGCCAGTTACGGCACAATATTAAACTAAAGCATGGCCCCGGTTGGGGAATGTAG
- a CDS encoding tyrosine-type recombinase/integrase: MDLSDFPVVPQPSADRLGPRQRVDYRAEREDCLRWLLAFGKDPDQADGYAPTTVTARSYRMDHFYRFVWESTEQYTTTVTHDHADEWMQQLAMADYSDAHRDCCQKAVKMLFKWRAHERGDDEWDPAIRFSSNSGTTTPRDYLTKPERRQIREASLEYGSIPHYNNVTPEERDRWTAYLAQKFHKPKADVGPADWERANNWRIPSLVGVSLDAGLRPIEVKRAVTSWVDIENGLLRIPKEESSKNEGHWRVGLSTKTLDALDRWLDQRQNYELYDGRDELWLTREANPFRSTPLRRLLHDLCDIAGIDYEHRQMSWYTIRHSTGTYMTREEDLAAAQAQLRHKSPETTMKYDQAPVEDRQDALDRLG; encoded by the coding sequence ATGGACCTGAGCGACTTCCCGGTCGTTCCCCAGCCATCCGCAGACCGGCTCGGCCCGCGCCAACGCGTCGACTACCGGGCCGAACGCGAAGACTGCCTCCGCTGGTTGTTGGCGTTCGGCAAAGATCCCGACCAGGCAGATGGGTATGCGCCGACCACGGTCACGGCCCGGAGCTATCGGATGGACCACTTCTACCGGTTCGTCTGGGAATCCACCGAGCAGTATACGACCACGGTCACGCACGACCACGCGGACGAGTGGATGCAACAGTTGGCGATGGCCGATTACAGTGATGCCCACCGGGACTGCTGCCAGAAGGCCGTCAAGATGCTGTTCAAATGGCGGGCCCATGAACGGGGCGATGACGAATGGGACCCGGCCATCCGCTTTTCGTCGAACAGCGGGACAACGACACCGCGCGACTACCTCACGAAACCGGAGCGGCGGCAGATCCGGGAAGCATCGTTAGAATACGGGAGCATCCCACACTACAACAACGTCACGCCCGAGGAACGTGACCGGTGGACGGCCTACCTCGCCCAAAAGTTCCACAAACCGAAGGCAGACGTCGGACCGGCCGATTGGGAGCGGGCGAACAACTGGCGCATCCCGAGCCTCGTGGGGGTCAGTCTCGATGCAGGCCTCCGCCCTATCGAAGTCAAACGAGCCGTCACATCGTGGGTTGACATTGAGAACGGACTCCTGCGGATTCCCAAAGAAGAATCCTCGAAAAACGAGGGGCACTGGCGGGTCGGCCTCAGTACGAAAACCCTCGACGCACTTGACCGGTGGCTGGACCAGCGCCAGAACTACGAACTGTACGACGGGCGTGATGAACTCTGGCTGACCCGAGAAGCGAACCCATTCCGGTCCACGCCACTCCGCCGGTTGCTCCACGACCTGTGCGATATTGCTGGCATCGACTACGAGCACCGGCAGATGAGCTGGTACACGATCCGGCACTCGACCGGCACGTATATGACCCGGGAGGAGGACCTGGCCGCAGCACAGGCACAACTCCGGCACAAGAGTCCGGAGACGACGATGAAGTACGACCAAGCGCCCGTCGAAGATCGCCAGGACGCGCTGGATCGACTCGGATGA
- a CDS encoding helix-turn-helix transcriptional regulator: protein MRRLLAVGLVVVLLVGAVPTAAISGTQPMRGPQATPQTLGAAENFDSVEFHIDVYDNGTAEWTFLYQRTLENDTERQQFEEFADEFNNNSTDLYEGFQRQANELADAGQNATGRTMKAESFSKRAEVVGILEENRGVVRMSFQWSAFAAGEGEDVVIGDVFQGGLYLGPNQSLVIHAGPNLQFASASPEGYEPSGDGLADSESITWQGERDFTDQRPRVKFDPVEQTTTEETTTEEPTTREGGGDGADNATTTSSSAGQAPSGNGSSPLMLFVAAVLVLLGLAAAFAWRQGDFGSLATDDDNPGGGGSAAASAQSATPEPSVSDEELLTDEARVKKLLDENGGRMKQVNIVDETGWSKSKVSMLLSEMEDEGEISKLRVGRENIISLEGHEPDAAGSPLEE from the coding sequence ATGAGACGGCTGCTGGCGGTCGGCCTCGTAGTCGTGTTACTCGTCGGGGCGGTGCCTACGGCGGCGATTTCGGGCACTCAGCCCATGCGCGGCCCACAGGCGACCCCACAAACGCTGGGTGCTGCGGAGAACTTCGATAGCGTCGAGTTTCACATCGATGTCTACGACAACGGCACCGCCGAGTGGACGTTCCTCTACCAGCGAACCCTGGAGAACGACACCGAGCGCCAGCAGTTCGAGGAGTTCGCCGACGAGTTCAACAACAACTCGACCGACCTGTACGAGGGCTTCCAGCGGCAGGCGAACGAGTTGGCCGACGCCGGACAGAACGCCACCGGGCGGACGATGAAGGCCGAGAGTTTCTCGAAGAGGGCCGAAGTCGTCGGAATCCTCGAAGAGAACCGCGGCGTCGTCAGGATGTCGTTCCAGTGGTCTGCCTTCGCGGCGGGCGAAGGCGAGGACGTCGTCATCGGCGACGTGTTTCAGGGCGGTCTCTACCTCGGTCCGAACCAGTCGCTGGTCATCCACGCCGGACCCAACCTCCAATTCGCGTCGGCGTCCCCGGAGGGGTACGAGCCCTCCGGCGACGGACTGGCCGACAGCGAGTCGATAACGTGGCAGGGCGAACGCGACTTCACCGACCAGCGCCCGCGGGTGAAGTTCGACCCGGTAGAGCAGACGACGACCGAGGAGACCACGACCGAGGAGCCCACGACCCGCGAGGGAGGCGGTGACGGTGCCGACAACGCGACGACCACGTCGTCGAGCGCGGGCCAAGCGCCCTCCGGGAACGGGTCGTCGCCGCTGATGCTGTTCGTCGCGGCCGTCCTCGTCCTGCTCGGCCTCGCGGCGGCGTTCGCGTGGCGACAGGGTGACTTCGGGTCGCTGGCGACCGACGACGACAACCCCGGTGGCGGCGGGTCTGCCGCCGCGAGCGCCCAGTCTGCAACGCCGGAACCCTCGGTCAGCGACGAGGAACTACTGACCGACGAGGCCCGCGTGAAGAAGTTGCTCGACGAGAACGGCGGCCGGATGAAGCAGGTCAACATCGTCGACGAGACCGGGTGGTCGAAGTCGAAGGTGAGCATGCTCCTCTCGGAGATGGAAGACGAAGGCGAGATCAGCAAGCTACGGGTCGGCCGCGAGAACATCATCAGCCTCGAAGGCCACGAACCGGACGCCGCCGGGTCGCCTCTCGAAGAGTGA
- a CDS encoding SDR family oxidoreductase, with product MADDPLDGRVALVTGASSGIGEATAMALARDGADVALAARREKRLREVAARIREEHGAQTLPVRTNVRDEDSVVEMVETTVAEFGRLDCLVNNAGLARGESVEEMSADQFRTMMETNVDGVFFATREAIPHLRERDGHLIFVGSFAGQYPRPFNPVYAASKWWVRGFAHSVEGNVGEEGVAVTVVNPSEVRTEFGAAYGESFEERFEEGEVTEPEEVAEAIAFAARQEGSTVSELDLYRRDKFSGF from the coding sequence ATGGCAGACGACCCCCTCGACGGACGTGTGGCGCTGGTAACGGGCGCGAGTTCGGGCATCGGAGAGGCGACCGCGATGGCGCTGGCGCGCGACGGCGCCGACGTGGCGCTGGCGGCCCGCCGCGAGAAGCGCCTGCGCGAAGTCGCGGCGCGGATTCGCGAGGAGCACGGCGCGCAGACGCTCCCGGTCAGGACAAACGTCCGCGACGAGGACTCGGTGGTCGAGATGGTCGAGACCACCGTCGCGGAGTTCGGCCGACTCGACTGTCTGGTCAACAACGCGGGACTCGCCCGCGGGGAGTCGGTCGAAGAGATGAGCGCCGACCAGTTCCGGACGATGATGGAGACCAACGTCGACGGCGTGTTCTTCGCCACCCGGGAGGCCATCCCGCACCTCCGCGAGCGCGACGGTCACCTCATCTTCGTCGGGAGCTTCGCCGGGCAGTACCCCCGACCGTTCAACCCGGTCTACGCCGCCTCGAAGTGGTGGGTCCGGGGGTTCGCCCACAGCGTCGAGGGGAACGTCGGGGAAGAAGGCGTGGCCGTGACGGTCGTCAACCCCTCGGAGGTCCGGACCGAGTTCGGGGCGGCCTACGGCGAGTCGTTCGAAGAGCGCTTCGAGGAGGGCGAGGTGACCGAACCCGAGGAGGTCGCCGAGGCCATCGCGTTCGCGGCCCGGCAGGAGGGCTCGACGGTGAGCGAACTCGACCTCTACCGGCGCGATAAATTCAGTGGGTTCTGA
- a CDS encoding FAD-binding and (Fe-S)-binding domain-containing protein, which translates to MATRDADGPRRDARADYDYGSDDTARPGLVSDLQSLVDGEVRFDSYSRQLYATDASAYEVTPIGAVFPTSTADVSAVMGYCADREIPVLPRGGGTSLAGQAVNEAVVLDFTRHMDAVLDVDPEGRTARAQPGAVLADLNAELEPHGLKFAPDPAWGDKSALGGAIGNNSTGSHSLKYGKTDAYVEECEVVLADGTVTTFGEMSLGELRERADPDGDLEARIYAEVVRILDEESEAIEQAYPQLKRNVSGYNLDRLVEEAREARRASRASGETARSETASDSGTVNLARLLAGSEGTLAIVTEAEVGLEPIPETESMALLAYDDLLDAMADVAPILDHDPSAVEVLDDVLVDLARDTEEFEDVVGMLPEGTDSVLLVEFYAEDDEEGREKVEALLADRDGARAFAALEAHDEAERARFWKLRKSGLPILLSRTSDAKHISFIEDAAVPPENLPDYVADFREVLADNDTYASFYAHAGPGCLHVRPLVNTKSPVGVNQMEAIADAVTDLVVEYGGSVSGEHGDGRARTQWNRKLYGERVWNVFRDLKTAFDPDWLLNPGQVCGDAAMTENLRFDPDYEFSAGFAPELNWENENGFQGMVELCHGCGGCRGGQETTGGVMCPTYRAADEEITATRGRANLLRQAMSGDLDSDATDVEFMAEVLDLCIGCKGCARDCPSEVDMAKLKAEVEHEYHRRHGASLRDRLFANVEALSTVGSALAPLSNWASGLPGARTAMEKALGIARERSLPTFHRESFEDWFESRGGSRVPESDAARTVALFPDAYTNYNHPDAGRAAVRVLEAAGVHVRVPDDVTASGRPALSKGFLDVARERAATNVAALAPRVRDGWDVVVVEPSDAVMLQSDYLDLLGGSGTRGVPEPPAGDAGVSGTEVERVAANTYGIMEYLDALDLTGDLAFDAPDEALTYHGHCHQKATKKDAHAAAVLREAGYEVDALDSGCCGMAGSFGYEAEHYSMSRAIGEILFEQVEASPGKQVVAPGASCRGQLGDRDESDEEPHHPIEKVAEALD; encoded by the coding sequence ATGGCTACGCGCGACGCCGACGGACCGCGGCGGGACGCCCGCGCCGACTACGACTACGGGTCCGACGACACGGCGCGCCCGGGGCTCGTCTCCGACCTGCAGTCGCTCGTGGACGGCGAGGTCCGATTCGACAGCTACTCCCGACAGCTCTACGCGACCGACGCCAGCGCCTACGAGGTGACGCCCATCGGCGCGGTCTTCCCGACCTCGACCGCCGACGTGTCGGCGGTGATGGGCTACTGCGCCGACCGCGAGATTCCCGTCCTCCCGCGGGGCGGCGGCACCAGCCTCGCGGGGCAGGCGGTCAACGAGGCGGTCGTGCTCGACTTCACCCGCCACATGGACGCCGTCCTCGACGTGGACCCCGAGGGACGGACCGCCCGCGCCCAGCCCGGGGCGGTGCTGGCCGACCTGAACGCGGAACTCGAACCCCACGGCCTGAAGTTCGCGCCCGACCCCGCGTGGGGCGACAAGTCGGCGCTCGGGGGCGCTATCGGCAACAACTCCACCGGCTCGCACTCCCTGAAGTACGGCAAGACCGACGCCTACGTCGAGGAGTGCGAGGTCGTCCTCGCCGACGGGACCGTGACGACCTTCGGCGAGATGTCGCTCGGAGAACTCCGCGAGCGCGCCGACCCCGATGGGGACCTCGAAGCGCGCATCTACGCCGAGGTCGTCCGGATTCTCGACGAGGAGAGCGAGGCCATCGAGCAGGCGTACCCCCAGCTCAAACGCAACGTCTCGGGGTACAACCTCGACAGACTCGTCGAGGAAGCGCGCGAGGCGCGGCGCGCCTCGCGCGCGAGCGGTGAAACCGCCAGAAGCGAAACCGCGAGCGACTCGGGCACCGTCAACCTCGCGCGCCTGCTCGCGGGGAGCGAGGGCACCCTCGCCATCGTGACCGAGGCCGAGGTGGGGTTGGAGCCGATTCCCGAGACCGAGTCGATGGCGCTGCTCGCGTACGACGACCTGCTCGACGCGATGGCCGACGTGGCCCCCATCCTCGACCACGACCCCTCCGCGGTCGAGGTGCTCGACGACGTGCTGGTCGACCTCGCGCGCGACACCGAGGAGTTCGAAGACGTGGTCGGAATGTTGCCCGAGGGCACCGACTCGGTCCTGCTCGTGGAGTTCTACGCCGAGGACGACGAGGAGGGCCGCGAGAAGGTCGAAGCGCTCCTCGCGGACAGAGACGGAGCGCGCGCCTTCGCCGCGCTGGAGGCCCACGACGAGGCCGAGCGCGCCCGGTTCTGGAAGCTCCGGAAGTCCGGGCTTCCCATCCTGCTGTCGCGCACGTCCGACGCAAAGCACATCTCGTTCATCGAGGACGCCGCGGTCCCGCCCGAGAACCTCCCCGACTACGTCGCCGACTTCCGGGAGGTGCTGGCGGACAACGACACCTACGCCAGCTTCTACGCCCACGCCGGACCGGGATGTCTCCACGTCCGACCCCTCGTCAACACCAAGAGCCCGGTGGGGGTGAACCAGATGGAGGCCATCGCCGACGCCGTGACCGACCTCGTGGTCGAGTACGGGGGGAGCGTCTCGGGCGAACACGGCGACGGCCGCGCCCGGACCCAGTGGAACCGCAAACTGTACGGCGAGCGCGTCTGGAACGTCTTTCGCGATTTGAAGACCGCGTTCGACCCCGACTGGCTCCTGAACCCCGGGCAGGTCTGCGGGGACGCGGCCATGACCGAGAACCTCCGGTTCGACCCCGATTACGAGTTCTCGGCGGGCTTTGCGCCCGAACTGAACTGGGAGAACGAGAACGGCTTTCAGGGGATGGTCGAGCTCTGTCACGGCTGTGGCGGCTGTCGCGGCGGGCAGGAGACGACCGGCGGGGTGATGTGTCCGACCTACCGGGCCGCCGACGAGGAGATAACCGCGACGCGAGGCCGGGCGAACCTGCTCCGGCAGGCGATGAGCGGAGACCTCGACAGTGACGCCACCGACGTGGAGTTCATGGCCGAGGTGCTGGACCTCTGTATCGGTTGCAAGGGCTGTGCCCGCGACTGTCCGAGCGAGGTCGACATGGCGAAGCTCAAGGCCGAGGTCGAACACGAGTACCACCGGCGACACGGCGCGAGCCTCCGAGACCGACTGTTCGCCAACGTCGAGGCGCTCTCGACGGTCGGGTCGGCGCTCGCGCCCCTCTCGAACTGGGCGAGCGGGCTCCCGGGCGCGCGGACCGCGATGGAGAAGGCCCTCGGTATCGCCCGCGAGCGGAGCCTCCCGACCTTCCACCGCGAGAGCTTCGAGGACTGGTTCGAGTCGCGGGGCGGGTCCCGCGTCCCCGAGTCCGACGCCGCGCGGACGGTCGCGCTCTTTCCGGACGCCTACACCAACTACAACCACCCCGACGCGGGGAGGGCGGCGGTCCGCGTCCTCGAAGCCGCGGGGGTCCACGTCCGGGTTCCCGACGACGTGACCGCCAGCGGGCGGCCCGCGCTCTCGAAGGGCTTTCTCGACGTGGCGCGCGAGCGCGCCGCGACCAACGTCGCGGCGCTCGCGCCGAGAGTGCGGGACGGCTGGGACGTGGTCGTGGTCGAACCCTCCGACGCCGTGATGCTCCAGTCGGACTATCTCGACCTGCTCGGCGGTTCCGGGACGCGGGGCGTCCCGGAACCGCCCGCGGGCGACGCCGGGGTCTCAGGCACCGAAGTCGAACGTGTCGCCGCCAACACCTACGGAATCATGGAGTACCTCGACGCGCTCGACCTGACCGGCGACCTCGCCTTCGACGCGCCAGACGAGGCGCTGACCTACCACGGCCACTGCCACCAGAAGGCGACCAAGAAGGACGCCCACGCCGCGGCGGTCCTCCGGGAGGCGGGCTACGAGGTCGACGCGCTCGACTCGGGGTGTTGCGGGATGGCCGGGAGCTTCGGCTACGAGGCCGAACACTACTCGATGAGCAGGGCCATCGGCGAGATTCTGTTCGAGCAGGTCGAGGCGAGTCCGGGCAAGCAGGTGGTCGCGCCCGGCGCGTCCTGCCGGGGCCAACTCGGCGACCGGGACGAGAGCGACGAGGAGCCACACCATCCCATCGAGAAGGTGGCCGAGGCGCTCGATTGA
- a CDS encoding DMT family transporter: protein MISGRIRDFISRTPVLFVLLAILWGGSFVAIEVGLHHFPPLLFAGLRYAIAGAAILGYAVVAADRWRPAGRDEWLTVGIVGAFIIAGHHAFLYLGEQYVSGAIAAVVVSLTPVLTVAFAAVLLDERLTGVQATGFALGVLGVGIVAGFDPATALSTSAVGVGLVLLATASFALGGVLTRPFRSDLPLAAMQGWAMVGGAGALLAVGALRGESMATVSWTPTAAWSLVYLTLLSGVVAFGVYFLLLDRVGPTQLNLVGYLEPVTAATFGWLLLGDLIDAGTVAGFGIIFLGFALVKRRALAGVVAGLRSCGDDAGEEAWSGDVGPADD from the coding sequence ATGATTTCGGGGAGAATCCGAGATTTCATCTCTCGAACGCCGGTGTTGTTCGTACTGCTTGCAATCCTCTGGGGCGGCTCGTTCGTCGCCATCGAGGTCGGCCTCCATCACTTCCCGCCGTTGCTGTTCGCTGGCCTGCGGTACGCGATTGCCGGAGCGGCCATCCTCGGATACGCCGTGGTCGCGGCCGACCGCTGGCGGCCCGCGGGCCGCGACGAGTGGCTCACGGTCGGGATAGTGGGCGCGTTCATCATCGCTGGCCACCACGCGTTCCTCTACCTCGGCGAGCAGTACGTCTCGGGAGCCATCGCGGCGGTCGTGGTCAGCCTCACGCCCGTCCTGACCGTGGCGTTCGCGGCAGTCCTGCTCGACGAGCGCCTCACCGGCGTCCAGGCGACCGGGTTCGCGCTCGGCGTCCTCGGCGTCGGAATCGTCGCCGGGTTCGACCCCGCGACCGCGCTCTCGACGAGCGCGGTCGGCGTCGGACTCGTCCTGCTGGCGACCGCCTCGTTCGCGCTGGGAGGCGTCCTCACCCGGCCGTTCCGGTCTGACCTCCCGCTCGCGGCGATGCAGGGCTGGGCGATGGTCGGTGGTGCGGGGGCGCTACTGGCGGTCGGCGCGCTCCGAGGCGAGTCGATGGCGACCGTCTCGTGGACGCCCACCGCGGCGTGGTCGCTGGTCTACCTCACGCTGTTGTCGGGCGTGGTCGCGTTCGGCGTCTACTTCCTCCTGCTCGACCGGGTGGGTCCGACCCAGCTCAACCTCGTGGGCTACCTCGAACCCGTCACGGCGGCAACGTTCGGTTGGCTCCTGCTCGGCGACCTCATCGACGCCGGGACCGTCGCCGGGTTCGGGATCATCTTCCTCGGGTTCGCGCTGGTCAAGCGCCGCGCGCTCGCCGGGGTCGTCGCGGGACTGCGGTCGTGCGGCGACGATGCGGGGGAGGAGGCGTGGTCCGGTGATGTCGGTCCCGCAGACGACTGA
- a CDS encoding Lrp/AsnC family transcriptional regulator produces the protein MDERDVTILKAIADLGTGSPEKLSEETDIPVSTIHYRVNNLREEGVIENDLYDLDLEKAGLGVTVLVEVLADYEGPYEEFGDRLLEVEGVTQAYFTMGETDFIVIARLPNSDAVERLISEFEAIEGVERTNSTFVISALRDGERPLRSYGLETLVEELAEE, from the coding sequence ATGGACGAGCGCGACGTCACGATCCTGAAGGCCATCGCCGACCTCGGCACCGGAAGCCCCGAGAAGCTGAGCGAGGAGACCGACATCCCCGTCTCGACCATCCACTACCGGGTGAACAATCTCCGCGAGGAGGGCGTCATCGAGAACGACCTCTACGACCTCGACCTCGAAAAAGCGGGCCTCGGTGTCACTGTCCTCGTGGAGGTGCTCGCCGACTACGAGGGCCCCTACGAGGAGTTCGGCGACAGACTCCTCGAAGTCGAGGGCGTCACGCAGGCGTACTTCACCATGGGCGAGACCGACTTCATCGTCATCGCTCGCCTGCCGAACAGCGACGCGGTCGAGCGCCTCATCAGCGAGTTCGAGGCCATCGAGGGCGTCGAGCGCACCAACTCGACGTTCGTCATCTCGGCGCTCCGGGACGGCGAGCGACCCCTCCGGAGTTACGGACTGGAGACGCTGGTCGAGGAACTGGCCGAGGAGTAG